CCCTATTCATCCTCCTCGACTTTCCCTCTCGCCGCGGTTTTCGTAATCGTCGAGCCTGCTTCATCTTCGACATCGGGAAAGGTAAAGCTGTTAGCAGGACGACGATGGGAATGAAACTCGTTAAAAGCTTTGAAAAGGAACACTTTGGAAACGAAAAGTTTCGATAGCTCGCTAATTTTCCTCAAACTTTCCCTGAAGCTTTTCATCCGACGGAACAATCAGACTAGCGGCAGTCTCATAACAGACCGACATCCTTTCTACAACAAGAGATTACCGAGGCTGCGGTCATCTCCCGTCCTGAGATTGCCTTTTCTCGACCTCTTAATCCTTCAGTCTATGCAAACTCATTTCCTCCCCAAACTTTTCTCCATTGTTCCTGAAAATTGAATCGCATTATCGCCGCTTCTAAGCTCGAATATTTCGCcagattttcttttctaattagaTTCTTGTGTAGGGAACGTTTTGCACGCTAAGCTATTAATTTAAACGGTTTACAGGAAACTTGTTCTCCAAAATGTACATTCTATCGTGAGTCACGATAGATCCACGACAAGTTCCGACATATTTTCTCCTTTTATCAGCCAGCTAAATTGCGTCAGATCGCTTGCCAGCTCTATGTAAGGAATTAATTACGATCCGGTCGCAGAAGGCTTTCCAACCGATTCCCGATTATTTCAAGGAACGGTCGTTTCGTCACTGTCTCGCAACACGATGTTGCGCAAACCGCGGCAATGAAACGAATCGTCTTGCAATTTTGCAATCATCGAGAACACAGGGGTGTAATCTTCCGATTGTCTTGCATGTCCGGATTTTGCGATGGTATTTCGACATTTTTCAGGAGTATAAAAGCGAATGCACGCAGGAATATAGTTTGATAATAAACCTTGTAAGAACTTGGAACTTGCTTTCAGCCTTCGTTATGAGATACTTCGTGAGTTTTCTTCTATTTCAGTGTTACGAATTTATATACAAGAATCTTACGAATACTGGGAACGTGGTTTTAGTTGCTCTTTATGGTCGCCGTTGTCTGCGAAGGGACAAGGATACCCAGGATATCGGAGTCCTTCTTCCCGGGATTTCAAGGCGCTCATCATGGACACGGTGGCCATAGATATCAGCACGGACAACTGGATAACTATGGGCCTGTACAATTTCCTGGAGATCACAGGGCACCCTATGGAAACTTGGATATAGGAAACGAGTTTTACGGTCATCAGGGTGCCATCGGCGGTCACGCGAACGTTGCCGACCATTTTGCAGGAGGTAACGTTCAATTAACGCGTTAAGTGTCCGAAttagaaaagtagaaaatcaattaaaaaaattaaaaaaattaatcacgACGTGTTCAGTAATTTATATTACCTACTGTGTGCTTTCCCAGTGAAACTGTTGCTAGAAAGTTAATTATCGTCGCGATGGCGTTAAAATCACTGATCATCAACGTGATTAACATCGGATCTTTCTTTCTTCAGGTCCG
This Osmia lignaria lignaria isolate PbOS001 chromosome 9, iyOsmLign1, whole genome shotgun sequence DNA region includes the following protein-coding sequences:
- the LOC117605494 gene encoding uncharacterized protein LOC117605494, with amino-acid sequence MVAVVCEGTRIPRISESFFPGFQGAHHGHGGHRYQHGQLDNYGPVQFPGDHRAPYGNLDIGNEFYGHQGAIGGHANVADHFAGGPFNVAGNHGGFNPHQAHPRNYERYNHAHDYDY